A part of Variovorax sp. HW608 genomic DNA contains:
- a CDS encoding S41 family peptidase has protein sequence MRGVRMWDAARRVMGLAVLAVLGACGGGGGGGVALPLAAPAATAGDPIVASSTVAGQCAAPRNGVDPDTGAAFPDQPGSVETEKAWVRGWIDETYLWFDEVPTNLVAANYATPIDYFNVLKTPALTASGRPKDRFHFTADTASYRALTQSGIDIGYGFELALLSAAPPRDVRVAFLEPGSPAAQQGIVRGTKLITIDGIDVAAGTDVAGLNAALNPAKVGETHSFSLRAPDGSERALSLTATSITRTPVQNVKTIATAGGPVGYMLFNEHLATAEVQLVGAVNQLKSAGIADLVIDMRYNGGGYLDVASELAYMVAPDAATNGTVFERMQFNRKNPFHVTPAQATLPFYSTSRGYSVPAGQPLPKLGLSRVTVLTGPDTCSASESVVNSLRGVGVTVNLVGGATCGKPYGFFPQDNCGTTYFAIQFQGVNQQGFGDYGDGFAPTCAVADDFDHALGDPAEGRLAAALTLQGTGACPAAGASKADITRSKAEAGGTPYLVRSPVREIRLVSPPANAP, from the coding sequence ATGAGAGGTGTCCGCATGTGGGACGCGGCGCGCCGCGTCATGGGATTGGCCGTGCTTGCAGTGCTCGGCGCATGTGGCGGCGGTGGTGGAGGCGGCGTCGCGTTGCCGCTCGCCGCACCGGCCGCGACCGCGGGCGACCCCATCGTCGCGTCGTCGACCGTCGCGGGCCAATGCGCCGCACCGCGCAACGGCGTCGACCCCGACACCGGCGCAGCCTTCCCCGATCAGCCGGGCTCGGTCGAAACCGAGAAGGCCTGGGTCCGCGGCTGGATCGACGAGACCTACCTGTGGTTCGACGAAGTGCCGACCAATCTGGTGGCGGCGAACTACGCCACGCCGATCGACTACTTCAATGTCCTCAAGACCCCTGCGCTGACCGCCAGCGGGCGGCCCAAGGACCGCTTTCACTTCACTGCCGATACCGCGAGCTATCGCGCGCTGACGCAGAGCGGCATCGACATCGGCTACGGCTTCGAGCTCGCCTTGCTCAGCGCGGCACCGCCGCGCGACGTGCGCGTGGCCTTCCTGGAGCCCGGTTCGCCGGCGGCGCAGCAGGGCATCGTGCGCGGCACGAAGCTCATCACGATCGACGGCATCGACGTCGCCGCCGGAACGGATGTGGCCGGCCTCAATGCCGCCCTCAACCCTGCCAAGGTGGGCGAGACGCACAGCTTCAGCTTGCGCGCGCCCGACGGCAGCGAGCGTGCCCTCAGCCTCACCGCGACGAGCATCACGCGCACCCCGGTGCAGAACGTGAAGACCATCGCGACCGCCGGTGGGCCGGTCGGCTACATGCTCTTCAACGAACACCTCGCGACGGCCGAGGTGCAGCTCGTCGGCGCGGTCAATCAGCTCAAGAGCGCCGGCATCGCCGATCTCGTGATCGACATGCGCTACAACGGCGGCGGCTACCTGGATGTGGCGAGCGAGCTGGCCTACATGGTCGCGCCGGACGCCGCGACCAACGGCACCGTCTTCGAGCGCATGCAGTTCAACCGCAAGAATCCTTTTCACGTGACGCCTGCGCAGGCGACGCTGCCCTTTTATTCGACCTCGCGCGGCTACTCGGTGCCGGCGGGCCAGCCGCTGCCGAAGCTCGGCCTCTCGCGCGTGACCGTGCTGACCGGGCCCGACACCTGTTCCGCGAGCGAATCGGTGGTCAACAGCCTGCGCGGCGTCGGCGTCACGGTGAACCTGGTCGGCGGCGCGACCTGCGGCAAGCCCTACGGCTTCTTCCCGCAGGACAACTGCGGCACCACCTATTTCGCGATCCAGTTCCAGGGCGTCAACCAGCAAGGCTTCGGCGACTATGGCGATGGCTTTGCGCCGACCTGCGCGGTGGCGGACGACTTCGACCATGCGCTGGGCGATCCGGCCGAGGGGAGGCTGGCCGCGGCATTGACGCTGCAAGGCACCGGCGCCTGCCCGGCCGCCGGGGCGAGCAAGGCCGACATCACGCGCAGCAAGGCGGAAGCGGGCGGCACGCCGTACCTGGTGCGCTCGCCGGTGCGCGAAATCCGGCTTGTGTCGCCGCCGGCGAACGCGCCCTAG
- a CDS encoding ATP-binding protein, giving the protein MVKRSGVDVVAAGSRGHALPSPGLKEAPVLELMCSHFVLTLAAKQGPRFNIRRDLNGLLSLTGRHLVWPLPVLQRLREFLARRCLGNDVWRGVEEYDGRTLLERHGVWRGPYEEGTLFFYLDEYAKDQPKDLLSVLSVTRDWLTHALRKQSTLVEKNIDALAGLLQLNKAERALLLYGTLARYQRDLRSLLVEFKVNNAPEAYAAIAEVAGVNASEVGEALRAGSRLERIGLVENLISEHNITDLADLMKVSEKLPPVLMREYRDRNELMAVFTRPSAKSALAVHDFSFVEDDAQMLVTLLRAAVARKEPGVNVLLYGPPGTGKTELAKVVAQAAGLELFEVEYADRDGNSLSGRDRYRSLQIAQVFLKGSEQAALLFDEVEDVFPPISTEAAQIMARAEQVPSPTSGSVSGKAWVNQILESNAVPTLWVTNRIEQIDPAFRRRFAYHLELKSPPPGAREQLVRKTLEGVSVSDEFTAKLAARKGLTPAQIRTAVRFAELARSDGRSMERLIERQLKNADLALGNVDGLGMRRSVTTYDLEMLNVETRFEIPRIVEALKVRGHGTMCFYGAPGTGKTALAEHIAKAIGRPLIIKQASDLMSKYVGETEQNMAAMFKEAEAEKAVLLLDEADSFLQDRRGAQRTYEVTEVNEMLQGMERFDGIFVCTTNLLDRLDQAALRRFTFKIKFMPLTALQRERMFITEALDGDASKMTDEIRGRLAKLHQLCPGDFAAVKRQVDILAAEFSPTEFLDQLDAEHRIKPEVRESRGIGFIH; this is encoded by the coding sequence ATGGTCAAGCGTTCCGGCGTCGATGTCGTGGCTGCGGGTTCCCGCGGCCATGCATTGCCTTCGCCCGGACTCAAGGAAGCGCCGGTGCTCGAGCTCATGTGTTCGCACTTCGTGCTCACGCTGGCCGCCAAGCAGGGGCCGCGCTTCAACATCCGCCGCGACCTCAACGGGCTCCTGTCGCTGACGGGGCGCCATCTGGTCTGGCCCCTGCCGGTGCTGCAGCGGCTGCGCGAATTCCTGGCGCGGCGCTGCCTGGGCAATGACGTCTGGAGGGGCGTGGAGGAATACGACGGCCGCACGCTGCTGGAGCGGCACGGCGTGTGGCGCGGCCCCTATGAAGAAGGCACGCTGTTCTTCTACCTCGACGAGTACGCCAAGGACCAGCCCAAGGACCTGCTGTCGGTTCTCTCGGTCACCCGCGACTGGCTCACGCATGCGCTGCGCAAGCAGTCGACGCTGGTCGAGAAGAACATCGATGCGCTCGCGGGCCTGCTGCAGCTCAACAAGGCCGAACGCGCGCTGCTGCTGTACGGCACGCTCGCGCGCTACCAGCGTGACCTGCGTTCGCTGCTCGTGGAGTTCAAGGTCAACAACGCGCCCGAAGCCTATGCCGCGATCGCGGAGGTGGCCGGCGTCAATGCGAGCGAGGTCGGCGAGGCATTGCGCGCCGGTTCACGGCTGGAGCGCATCGGGCTGGTCGAGAACCTGATCTCCGAGCACAACATCACCGACCTGGCCGATCTCATGAAGGTCAGCGAGAAGCTGCCGCCGGTGCTGATGCGTGAATACCGCGATCGCAACGAACTCATGGCGGTGTTCACGCGGCCCTCGGCCAAGAGCGCGTTGGCGGTGCACGACTTCTCCTTCGTCGAGGACGACGCGCAGATGCTCGTCACGCTGCTGCGCGCGGCGGTGGCGCGCAAGGAGCCGGGCGTCAACGTGCTGCTCTACGGTCCGCCGGGCACCGGCAAGACCGAGCTCGCGAAGGTGGTGGCGCAGGCCGCGGGGCTGGAGCTCTTCGAAGTCGAATACGCCGACCGCGACGGCAATTCGCTGTCGGGCCGCGACCGCTATCGTTCGCTCCAGATCGCGCAGGTCTTCCTCAAGGGCAGCGAGCAGGCGGCGCTGCTGTTCGACGAAGTCGAGGACGTCTTCCCGCCGATCAGCACCGAGGCCGCGCAGATCATGGCGCGCGCCGAGCAGGTGCCTTCGCCCACCAGCGGCAGCGTGAGCGGCAAGGCCTGGGTCAACCAGATCCTCGAGTCGAACGCGGTGCCGACGCTGTGGGTCACCAACCGCATCGAGCAGATCGATCCGGCCTTCCGGCGCCGCTTCGCCTACCACCTCGAACTCAAGTCGCCGCCGCCGGGCGCGCGCGAGCAGCTGGTGCGCAAGACGCTCGAAGGCGTTTCGGTGTCGGACGAATTCACCGCCAAGCTGGCCGCGCGCAAGGGCCTGACGCCCGCGCAGATCCGCACGGCAGTCCGCTTCGCCGAGCTCGCGCGCAGCGACGGCCGCTCGATGGAGCGGCTCATCGAGCGCCAGCTGAAGAATGCCGACCTCGCGCTCGGCAATGTCGACGGCCTGGGCATGCGCCGCAGCGTGACCACCTACGACCTCGAGATGCTCAACGTCGAGACGCGCTTCGAGATACCGCGCATCGTCGAGGCGCTCAAGGTGCGCGGCCACGGAACGATGTGCTTCTACGGCGCGCCGGGCACCGGCAAGACCGCGCTCGCCGAGCACATCGCCAAGGCCATCGGCCGGCCGCTGATCATCAAGCAGGCGAGCGACCTCATGAGCAAGTACGTCGGCGAGACCGAGCAGAACATGGCGGCGATGTTCAAGGAGGCCGAGGCGGAGAAGGCGGTTCTTCTGCTCGACGAAGCCGACAGCTTCCTGCAGGACCGCCGCGGCGCGCAGCGCACCTACGAAGTGACCGAGGTCAACGAGATGCTGCAGGGCATGGAGCGCTTCGACGGCATCTTCGTCTGCACCACCAACCTGCTCGACCGGCTCGACCAGGCGGCGCTGCGGCGCTTCACCTTCAAGATCAAGTTCATGCCGCTCACCGCCCTGCAGCGCGAGCGCATGTTCATCACCGAGGCGCTCGACGGCGATGCGTCGAAGATGACGGACGAGATCCGCGGCCGGCTCGCAAAACTGCACCAGCTGTGCCCCGGCGACTTCGCGGCCGTGAAGCGCCAGGTCGACATCCTGGCCGCCGAGTTCTCGCCGACCGAGTTCCTCGACCAGCTCGATGCCGAACATCGCATCAAGCCCGAGGTGCGAGAATCGCGCGGCATCGGCTTCATTCACTGA
- a CDS encoding ABC transporter substrate-binding protein, which yields MVKSVGKIASLVAAAACIAGMAASAHAQETKLALGMSGWTGFAPLTLADKAGIFKKNGLDVDLRMIPQKDRHLALASEAIQCAATTVETHVAWNANGVPIVQIFQMDKSYGADGLAVRNDVKNFADLKGKAIGVSAPGTAPYFGLAWMLNKNGMSMKDVKLVSLEPQPAAQAFVAGQNDAAMTYEPYLSTVRANPTAGKILATTLDYPMVMDTVGCAPKWLKANPKAAKALADSYFEAVEMIKADPAKSNEIMGAAVKQSGEQFAKSSAYLRWSDKAANQKFFASDIVPFMKDAEGILLEAGVIRKVPEDLNATFDTSFIK from the coding sequence ATGGTCAAGTCGGTCGGAAAAATCGCTTCGCTGGTCGCTGCAGCGGCATGCATCGCGGGCATGGCGGCAAGCGCCCATGCACAGGAAACCAAGCTCGCCCTCGGCATGTCCGGCTGGACCGGCTTCGCGCCGCTCACGCTCGCGGACAAGGCCGGCATCTTCAAGAAGAACGGCCTCGACGTCGACCTGCGCATGATTCCGCAGAAGGACCGCCACCTCGCGCTGGCCTCGGAGGCGATCCAGTGCGCCGCCACCACCGTCGAAACGCACGTGGCCTGGAACGCCAACGGCGTGCCGATCGTGCAGATCTTCCAGATGGACAAGTCCTACGGCGCCGACGGCCTCGCGGTGCGCAACGACGTCAAGAACTTCGCCGACCTCAAGGGCAAGGCGATCGGCGTCAGCGCGCCGGGCACCGCGCCGTACTTCGGCCTCGCCTGGATGCTGAACAAGAACGGCATGAGCATGAAGGACGTGAAGCTGGTCTCGCTCGAGCCGCAACCGGCCGCGCAGGCCTTCGTCGCGGGCCAGAACGACGCGGCCATGACCTACGAGCCGTACCTCTCGACCGTGCGCGCCAACCCGACCGCCGGCAAGATCCTCGCCACCACGCTCGACTACCCGATGGTGATGGACACCGTCGGCTGCGCGCCGAAGTGGCTCAAGGCCAATCCCAAGGCCGCGAAGGCGCTGGCCGATTCGTACTTCGAAGCGGTGGAAATGATCAAGGCCGATCCGGCCAAGTCCAACGAGATCATGGGCGCGGCCGTGAAGCAGTCGGGCGAGCAGTTCGCCAAGTCCTCGGCCTACCTGCGCTGGTCCGACAAGGCGGCCAACCAGAAGTTCTTCGCCAGCGACATCGTGCCCTTCATGAAGGACGCGGAAGGCATCCTGCTGGAGGCCGGCGTGATCCGCAAGGTGCCTGAGGACCTCAACGCCACCTTCGACACCAGCTTCATCAAGTAA
- a CDS encoding ABC transporter permease produces the protein MNSSKPVIAAGSAAAAAAPRRRRALAPLEPVSARARWMLGLGFFVAFVVVWGFFTLGGFVSPTFLASPVTMLKEGVSLFTEFNFSHDIGMTVWRVLGGFVLAAIIAVPLGIAMGTWKSVEAFFEPFVSFCRYLPASAFIPLLILWAGIGEAQKLLVIFIGSVFQITLMVAVTVGSARRDLVEAAYTLGAKSRGIVLRVLIPGAAPGIAETLRLVLGWAWTYVIVAELIGSSSGIGHMITDSQALLNTGQIIFGIIVIGVIGLISDFAFKAINRRLFAWSTI, from the coding sequence ATGAACTCATCCAAGCCGGTGATCGCTGCCGGGTCCGCCGCCGCTGCGGCGGCGCCCCGTCGGCGCCGGGCGCTGGCCCCGCTGGAGCCCGTCAGCGCGCGTGCGCGCTGGATGCTCGGCCTCGGCTTCTTCGTGGCCTTCGTGGTCGTCTGGGGCTTCTTCACGCTCGGCGGCTTCGTGTCGCCGACCTTCCTGGCCAGCCCGGTCACGATGCTGAAGGAAGGCGTGAGCCTGTTCACCGAGTTCAACTTCTCGCACGACATCGGCATGACCGTGTGGCGCGTCCTCGGCGGCTTCGTGCTCGCGGCGATCATCGCGGTGCCGCTGGGCATCGCGATGGGCACCTGGAAGAGCGTCGAGGCCTTCTTCGAGCCCTTCGTCTCGTTCTGCCGCTACCTGCCGGCCTCGGCCTTCATTCCGCTCCTGATCCTCTGGGCCGGCATCGGCGAGGCGCAGAAACTGCTCGTGATCTTCATCGGCTCGGTGTTCCAGATCACGCTGATGGTGGCGGTCACCGTCGGCAGCGCGCGGCGCGACCTGGTCGAGGCGGCCTACACGCTGGGCGCCAAGAGCCGCGGCATCGTGCTGCGCGTGCTGATCCCGGGTGCCGCGCCGGGCATTGCGGAGACGCTTCGGCTGGTGCTCGGCTGGGCCTGGACCTACGTGATCGTCGCCGAGCTGATCGGCTCGTCCTCCGGCATCGGCCACATGATCACCGACAGCCAGGCGCTGCTGAACACCGGGCAGATCATCTTCGGGATCATCGTCATCGGCGTGATCGGCCTCATCTCCGACTTCGCATTCAAGGCCATCAACCGCCGCCTCTTCGCCTGGAGCACGATCTGA
- a CDS encoding threonine ammonia-lyase, with the protein MVEIQDIERAARRLLGQILETPCVESRTLSEIVGAQVFLKFENLQFSASFKERGACNKLVELSEAGTRGVIAMSAGNHAQGVAYHAQRLGLRALIVMPRFTPGVKIERTRGFGAEVVLHGDTLEGARAHALELAEREGLTFVHPYDDELIIAGQGTIALEMLDAVPDLDTLVVSVGGGGLIAGMAVAARARKPDIEIIGVQTTRFPAMVNAVKGTSYPQGTNTIAEGIAVGTPGVLTRDIIARLVDDLVLVDEGDIEQAVLMLLEIEKTLVEGAGAAGLAALIRHPERFQGKRIGLVLSGGNIDPLLLAAIIERGMVRAGRLARIRVSARDVPGSLAHITATVAQAGANIDEVHHQRAFTLQTAQNVDVELVLQTRGREHLSSVLDALRAAGFEADEQH; encoded by the coding sequence ATGGTTGAAATCCAAGACATCGAACGGGCTGCGCGGCGCCTCCTGGGGCAAATTCTCGAAACCCCCTGCGTCGAATCGCGCACGCTGTCGGAAATCGTGGGTGCCCAGGTCTTCCTCAAGTTCGAGAACCTGCAGTTCTCGGCTTCGTTCAAGGAGCGCGGCGCCTGTAACAAACTCGTCGAGCTCTCCGAGGCCGGCACACGCGGCGTGATCGCGATGTCGGCCGGCAATCATGCCCAGGGCGTGGCCTATCACGCGCAGCGCCTGGGCCTGCGCGCGCTGATCGTGATGCCGCGCTTCACGCCCGGCGTGAAGATCGAACGCACGCGCGGCTTCGGCGCCGAGGTCGTGCTGCACGGCGACACGCTGGAGGGCGCGCGCGCCCACGCGCTCGAACTGGCAGAGCGCGAAGGCCTGACCTTCGTGCATCCGTACGACGACGAGCTCATCATCGCGGGGCAGGGAACGATCGCCCTCGAGATGCTCGACGCGGTGCCCGACCTCGACACGCTGGTCGTCTCGGTCGGCGGCGGCGGCCTGATCGCCGGCATGGCCGTGGCGGCCCGGGCGCGCAAGCCGGACATCGAGATCATCGGCGTGCAGACGACGCGCTTTCCGGCCATGGTGAACGCGGTCAAGGGCACGTCGTACCCGCAGGGCACCAACACGATCGCCGAGGGGATCGCGGTCGGCACGCCGGGCGTGCTGACGCGGGACATCATCGCCAGGCTGGTGGACGACCTCGTGCTGGTCGACGAGGGCGACATCGAGCAGGCGGTGTTGATGCTGCTCGAGATCGAGAAGACGCTGGTCGAAGGCGCGGGCGCGGCCGGGCTCGCGGCGCTGATCCGGCATCCGGAGCGGTTCCAGGGCAAGCGGATCGGGCTGGTGCTTTCGGGCGGGAACATCGATCCGCTGCTGCTGGCGGCCATCATCGAGCGCGGCATGGTGCGGGCCGGCCGGCTGGCGCGGATCCGCGTGAGCGCCCGGGACGTGCCGGGCTCGTTGGCACACATCACGGCCACCGTGGCGCAAGCGGGCGCTAACATCGATGAGGTGCATCACCAGCGGGCGTTCACCCTGCAGACGGCGCAGAACGTGGATGTCGAGCTGGTGCTGCAGACCCGCGGGCGCGAGCACCTGTCGAGCGTGCTCGACGCACTCCGGGCCGCCGGATTCGAAGCCGACGAGCAGCACTGA
- the recQ gene encoding DNA helicase RecQ encodes MSAQLTPSPAVAPARILHDVFGYAQFRGPQQAIVDHVTGGGDALVLMPTGGGKSLCYQIPAIARHRAGQGVTVVVSPLIALMHDQVGALHEAGVSAAFLNSTLDWEETQEVERRLMRGEITLLYAAPERVTTPRFLSQLDTLNERGKLSLFAIDEAHCVSQWGHDFRPEYRALTVLHERYAGVPRIALTATADALTRADIIERLQLEEARQFVSSFDRPNIRYTIVEKKDATTQLLRFIEREHEGDAGVVYCQSRKRVEDLAQTLCDAGLNALPYHAGLDAAVRQKNQDRFLREEGIVMVATIAFGMGIDKPDVRFVAHLDMPKNIEGYYQETGRAGRDGDAADAWMAYGLQDVVNQRRMIDESPAGEEFKQVMRGKLDALLSLAEASDCRRVRLLGYFGETSRPCGNCDNCITPPQVWDGTDAARKLLSTVYRVQQQSGISFGAGHIMDILRGKTTEKVTQYGHERISTFGIGSDFTEPQLRGVLRQLIATGALSVDAQAYNTLQLTAGSRAVLRGETQVMLRESVSQPAQRKKREKTSRGVPSPAAAILDAAGQARFAALKAWRGEVAREHNLPAYVIFHDATLAAIAERAPATLEDLQGISGIGAKKLEAYGADVLRVCVAF; translated from the coding sequence GTGTCCGCCCAGCTCACACCATCCCCTGCCGTCGCGCCTGCACGAATCCTCCACGACGTCTTCGGCTACGCGCAGTTCCGCGGCCCCCAGCAGGCGATCGTCGATCACGTCACGGGCGGCGGCGACGCGCTGGTGCTGATGCCCACGGGCGGCGGCAAGTCGCTGTGCTACCAGATCCCGGCGATCGCGCGGCACCGCGCCGGCCAGGGCGTGACGGTGGTGGTGTCGCCGCTGATCGCGCTGATGCACGACCAGGTCGGCGCCTTGCATGAAGCAGGGGTGAGCGCGGCCTTCCTCAACTCCACCCTGGATTGGGAAGAGACGCAGGAGGTCGAGCGCCGGCTGATGCGCGGCGAGATCACGCTGCTCTACGCAGCCCCCGAGCGCGTCACCACGCCGCGCTTCCTCTCGCAGCTCGACACGCTCAACGAGCGCGGCAAGCTGTCGCTGTTCGCGATCGACGAGGCGCATTGCGTGAGCCAGTGGGGCCACGACTTCCGGCCCGAGTACCGCGCGCTCACGGTGCTGCACGAACGCTATGCCGGCGTGCCGCGGATCGCGCTGACCGCCACCGCCGATGCGCTCACGCGCGCCGACATCATCGAGCGACTGCAGCTCGAGGAGGCACGCCAGTTCGTCTCCAGCTTCGACCGGCCGAACATCCGCTACACCATCGTCGAGAAGAAGGACGCGACCACGCAGCTGCTGCGCTTCATCGAGCGCGAGCACGAAGGCGATGCCGGCGTCGTCTACTGCCAGTCGCGCAAGCGCGTCGAGGACCTGGCGCAGACGCTGTGCGACGCGGGCCTCAACGCCCTGCCCTACCACGCCGGCCTCGACGCCGCGGTGCGGCAGAAGAACCAGGACCGCTTCCTGCGCGAGGAAGGCATCGTGATGGTCGCGACCATCGCCTTCGGCATGGGCATCGACAAGCCCGACGTGCGCTTCGTCGCGCACCTGGACATGCCCAAGAACATCGAGGGCTACTACCAGGAAACCGGCCGCGCCGGCCGCGACGGCGATGCGGCCGACGCCTGGATGGCCTACGGCCTGCAGGACGTGGTGAACCAGCGCCGCATGATCGACGAGAGCCCCGCGGGCGAGGAGTTCAAGCAGGTCATGCGCGGCAAGCTCGATGCGCTGCTCTCGCTCGCCGAGGCCAGCGATTGCCGGCGCGTGCGCTTGCTCGGCTACTTCGGCGAGACGAGCAGGCCCTGCGGCAACTGCGACAACTGCATCACGCCGCCCCAGGTGTGGGATGGAACCGATGCCGCGCGCAAGCTGCTTTCGACCGTCTACCGCGTGCAGCAGCAAAGCGGCATCAGCTTCGGCGCCGGCCACATCATGGACATCCTGCGCGGCAAGACGACCGAGAAGGTCACGCAGTACGGCCACGAGCGCATCAGCACCTTCGGCATCGGCAGCGATTTCACCGAGCCGCAGCTGCGCGGCGTGCTGCGGCAGTTGATCGCGACCGGCGCGCTGTCGGTCGACGCGCAGGCCTACAACACGCTGCAGCTCACCGCGGGATCGCGCGCGGTGCTGCGCGGCGAGACGCAGGTGATGCTGCGCGAATCGGTCTCGCAGCCCGCGCAGCGCAAGAAGCGCGAGAAGACCTCCCGCGGCGTGCCTTCACCGGCCGCCGCGATCCTCGATGCGGCCGGCCAGGCGCGCTTCGCCGCCCTCAAGGCCTGGCGCGGCGAGGTCGCGCGCGAGCACAACCTGCCGGCCTACGTGATCTTCCACGACGCCACGCTCGCGGCCATCGCGGAACGCGCGCCCGCAACGCTCGAGGACCTGCAGGGCATCAGCGGCATCGGCGCCAAGAAGCTCGAGGCCTACGGCGCGGACGTGCTGCGCGTCTGCGTGGCGTTCTAG